The Vibrio sp. 10N DNA window CTCTTCAACCCTATCGATTCTGACGGCACCAAAGTTTTGCCCAACAATAGGACCAACCGCACCGGATAACGCAAAGATAAACGCAAAGCACACCGGAATGATGCGCCCGATGACAGCAAAGCCAGCAACGTAATCTTCACCATATTGCGCAATGGCGGTCGTCACAATGGCATTACCAATCGGAGTCGCGGTATTGGTGACAATCGCTGGCAAGGCAATCGCCAACATCACTTTAGTATCGCGTCGAACAGAGGCGAAACTGGGTCTATCGAGCAGTTGATGGACCTTAAGTAGAGGCATAAATGAGAAATAAAACACCGCAAATCTCGCCACTACTGATGCCGCCGCCGCACCTTCCACATTCCAGTTAAAACCAAAAATGAATATAGGATCGAGCACCGCGTTGACTAGCCCCCCCGCTAACGTTGCCCACATTGAGCGTTTTGCATCGCCTGCGGCGCGAAGGCCTGCACCACTCGCCATTCCTAACGCAATCAACGGGGTACTCGGCAGCAAGATCCATAAATAAGCTTCGGCACGTTCATGAGCTCTTCCTTCTGCTCCAATAGCCGTAAGTAGCTCAGGAATATAAGCGCACATCAATGCTGTCACTACCGCACTAATCAGAAAGGAGATCACTAATACACTACTGCCAATCTCCCGAGCATAAGCCATGTTCTTCGCGCCAATGGCCTTTGACATCAGTGCGCCCATTGCGATAGACGTGCCGATACTGACGGACGTTGCAAAAAACGTCAGCGTACCAGCAAAACCAACTGCAGCCGCGAGCTCGGCTTGTCCCAACATACTGATGAACAGCATGTCGAGCAAATCAACCACAAAAATCGCCATGATGCCCACGGTGGATGTTCCGGACATCACTAAAATGTGGCGCATTGTCGAACCTTCAACAAACTTGGCAGACTGTTCAGCCATTGAATTCCCTTTCTGCTTACAAACGCTCTACAAACAACAAAGGGCGCCGCAGCGCCCGTTTCGAATAATATCTAGTTTATACTGGGTGTTTGAAGCATGCTTCAATAGTTTTACCAATAGCACGCAGCACATCACGACGGGTAATCACACCGACCAAACGACCATTGTCGATTACAGGGTACATTTTTGGCTTACCCACTTTCATCATATCAGCCAGTTCGATAATGGAAGTATCCGGTGCGACAGACAGTACCTCACGGTACATACAATCCCCTACCGTATGCGTATCCTGACAGTGATAACTCACTTTTACTAACTTCTCAAGCAAGTCTTGTTCAGAGATAAACCCAATCACCTGCTCTTTATCATCAATAACAGGCCCGCCTAAGTGGGTCGATTGCATCACTTTGTCGAGTGCTGCACTGAGCGACATGTCTTCCGTGAACGTGACCGTTCTTTGCGTCATATAATCTTTTACTTTTAGCGACTCCATAGCACTCTCCTTACTTCCCGATATCTAAAACTTGTACGTTCATTTTGGTGCAATCCATCACAAGGTAGAAATGGGACTTATCGATACTATCGATAGTGAATTCCTATCACAGCGGAAACTCCTTGATTCCACTGCATTGATATTTCTAAGCGTAAGACGGTTTTTTCGATTTTGCCTATCTTATCGATAAGAATTTTGTAACAATCCCGTGAATTAGATTTTCCGTTACCGGCGCCATCATGTTTAAAAAGCTGCTTCAATCCTTATCCGATGCTGTTGAATTTCGCTCGCGCATCTGGGTGGTTCACATCTCAGAATCGTTTCTTAAAGACCAATCCTTTGTGGTCAATGAAGATCAGTTTTCAAGCCCGTTATCTTGGATGAAAAGCCGTGGCTACTCTCAAAACATGCTCGACAAAGTCGAGACAATGAGGCGCTCTCAAGTGCTCGTTGTTGAGTTAGGTGAAACCACTCACCAGCTTATGAGGGTGAAATAGTCTCACCCTCATCGTTACTGGGTCATCGCTTACGCTGACATCACCCACACTTCCTCACCACGCACTTCCACTTGCCAAGTTTTCACGCTGATTTTTGGCTCCTCAATACATACACCAGAGCTGAGTTCGAAGTGCTGCTTGTACAGGGGCGACGCCACGCAATCGCGTCCGCCGATATCACCGACAATCCCGCGACTCAACACAAAGGCTTCACCAATCGGATCCCAGTTATCAATCGCAAACACACCTTGCTCTGTCTCTGGCAAGTAAAACAGCGCAAGTTGCGCATCGCCAACCAATGCACCTCGGCCTTGATAAGGGGTCAAGTCAGCCACGTCACAAATCTTATTCCACATGATTAATCCTCCAGTTGCGGGTCAACGATAGTCACAGGGATCCTTTGACCTCGAACGCGCTGGTAGCCAAGATCTTTACTTTGCTGGTCACTGTTAATAAAAGGCATAAACGTCGCGCGTTTTTCTTCTGACTCGACGGCGGTTTTCCATTCACATTGGTAGGTATCAACAATGTGCTGCATTTGAGTTTCAAGCTGCGTGTTAATGCCTAAAGAGTCGTCAATCACCACTTGTTTCAGGTAATCTAGCCCGCCCTCTAAGCTTTCCATCCAAACCGACGTACGCTGCAGACGTTCGCCCGTCTTAACGTAGAACATCAACACTCTGTCGATCAAAGTGACCAACTCTTCTGTGGTTAGATCAGATGCGAGTAAATCCGCATGGCGTGGGCGCATCCCGCCATTGCCACATACGTATAAGTTCCAACCATTTTCGGTGGCAATCACACCAATATCTTTACTTTGCGCCTCAGCACATTCACGGGTACAACCTGACACCGCAAACTTAATCTTATGGGGAGCTCGAAGGCCCTTGTAGCGATTTTCAAGGTCGATAGCGAGACCCACTGAATCGTCGACGCCATAACGACACCACGTCGAACCCACACACGATTTCACTGTGCGCAGCGACTTACCGTAAGCGTGGCCAGTTTCAAAGCCTGCGGAGATCAACGTGTCCCAAATTTCTGGAAGTTGCTCCACCTGAGCACCAAACAAGTCCACTCGCTGACCACCGGTAATCTTGGTGTAGAGATCGAACTTCTTCGCCACCTCACCCAGTACAATCAGTTTTTCAGGAGTAATTTCACCACCGGGGACACGTGGCACGACGGAATAAGAGCCATCTTTTTGTAAGTTCGCAAGAAACAGATCGTTCGAGTCTTGCAATCCACGATGTGAGCCTTCCAACACATGCTCATTCCACAGAGAGGCAAACACAGAAGCCGCTGTAGGCTTACAAATGTCACAGCCTTTACCCTTACCGTGCTTTTCAATCAGTTCATCGAAGCTCTTAATGGAATCCACTTGGCAGATGTGGAACAGCTCCTGTCTTGAAAATTCGAAGTGTTCGCAAAGATGGTTATTAACCTCTTGCCCCATCGCCACCAGCTCTTCATCAAGAACGCTTTTCACCATGTTGGCGCAGCCACCACAGCCGGTTCCAGCCTTGGTTTCGTCTTTTAACGTCGCAAGATCATGAGCGCCAGCATGAATGGCTTCGACCAAATCCCCGCGGGTTACATTGTGACAAGAACAGATCATGGTTGAGGCGCTTGCACCACCAGACAATGAACTGGTATCAAACAGCAGCTCTGCTGGATGCTCGGGTAGAGTTTTCTCATTGAGATACGCTTGCAAGAGCAAATCGTAATCGGTGGTGTCTCCAACCAGGATCGCGCCGAGCAAACGGCTACTGCTCTCATCGACGATAAGCTTTTTATAAGTGCCTTGCGCGGTATCTTGCAACACCATCTCTTTTGCCCCAGGCGTTTGCATTTGCGCATCACCGATGGAAGCGACATCGACCCCTAGTAGCTTGAGTTTGGTGCTCATGTCGGCACCTTCAAACGTCGCCGCTTTACCCATAAGCTGGTCTGCGACTGCGCGCGCCATGGCATAACCGGGTGCCACCAAGCCAAAGATACGATTTTGCCAAAGCGCACATTCACCGATAGCGTAAATAGCTTCATCACTGGTTTGGCAATGATCGTTAATCACGATGCCGCCACGCTCACCAATATCTAAACCCGCCTCTCTTGCGAGTGCGTCTTGGGGACGAATACCGGCGGAAAATACCACTACGTCTACATCCAATGGTTCAACATCTTTAAACACCATACGGTGATACGCGGTTTCACCATCACAGATCTTATCGGTACCGGTTGAGGTGTGAACCGTTAGCCCGAGATCTTCAATTTTGTTCTTCAAAAGTCCACCAGCACCATCATCAAGCTGTACTGGCATTAATCTTGGTGCAAACTCCACAACGTGAGTTTCAAGCCCGAGGAGCTTTAAGGCATTAGCCGCTTCAAGTCCCAACAAACCGCCGCCGATGACCGCGCCCGTTTTTGCCCCCTCACACGCTTTACGAATCGCAGAAAGATCGTCCAACGTTCGGTATACAAACACGTTATCGCGATCTTTTCCTTCAATCGGTGGTACGAACGGATAAGAGCCCGTCGCCAAAACCAAGTGGTCATAGCCTAGAATATCCTCATCATCGAGAGTGATGCGCTTGCTCTGTTTATCAATGCTGGTGACTCGACTTCCTAATACCAACTCAACGCCGTATTTTTTGTACCACTCTTCATCCCCAAGCATCAGAGAATCATGCGAGTTACCCGAAAATAACGATGAGAGCTGAACACGGTCATAGGCCGCATAACGCTCCTCACCAATCACCGTAATTTGATAATTTAAATGTCCCTGAAGGCTAATGAGATGAGCGATGAAATGGTGCCCAACCATGCCGTTACCGACTACAACGATATGTTCCATATCTCGTCTCCCTATGCGCTTTTCTTCGCGTCTTGCTGCTTGCTGATTTCTGCCGTTGCTGACAACTCGTTTTTGGCTTGCTTCTCATACAGGAAGGTCAATACGGCTTGACGGTATTTCTGATATTGCGGATTGTCGGCCATCGCGACGCGATTTCTAGGTCGTTCCAGATCGATATCTAACACTTCACCAATCGTCGCTGCCGGTCCATTCGTCATCATCACTATCTTGTCGGAGAGAAGCACGGCTTCATCCACATCGTGAGTGATCATAATGACGGTATTGTTGAGCTCCGCTTGAATCGCCATTAGCGCATCTTGCAGCTTGGCGCGCGTCAGTGCATCGAGTGCGCCAAACGGTTCATCCATCAACAGAACTTTTGGTTTTAACGCTAGGGCGCGGGCAATACCAACGCGTTGCTTCATACCGCCAGAAATTTCATCTGGCCTCTTGTCGGCCGCATGAGCCATTTCAACCAGGTCGAGATAATGGTGAACCTGCTCTTTCACCCAGGCTTTATCTTTGCCCTTCGCGACCTGCTTTACTGCAAGCTCGATGTTTTCATACACCGAAAGCCAAGGCAGTAATGAGTGATTTTGGAACACAACCGCTCGCTCAGGACCAGGACCATCGACTTCACGGCCATCGACAATCACACCTCCGTCGGTGGGGAAATGCAGACCCGCGACCAAGTTCAGTACCGTGGACTTACCGCAGCCTGAGTGACCAATTAGCGAGATAAATTCCCCTTTTTGGATCTGTAAATCGACATTCTTGAGTGCCACAAACTCCCCTTGTGGCGTGGGGAACCGCATTCCTAGCTGGGTCAGGTCAAGTAAAGGTTTCGACATCATTAACTTCCTTATTCGATAATCAAGGCGTCATTTCTTCTCAATGAGAGCAGAGTGACAACAGGGCCTAGTTAGCGGAGCGATTGCTGTTTGTTCCAAGAAAAATGCTTTTGCAGCAGCAACATGCCGCGATCAAGCAATAGACCGATAAAGCCGATGGTGATCACCGCGACCATGATGCGACCGAGTGACGCTGAGCTACCATTTTGGAACTCATCCCAGACGAATTTGCCAAGCCCTGGGTTTTGAGCCAGCATTTCTGCGGCAATCAACACCATCCAAGCAATACCTAGAGAAAGTCGAAGACCTGTGAAAATCATAGGAATCGCAGAAGGCAATACAATGGTGCGAATATGCTGCCACCAAGAGAGCTTCAACACCTTACTCACGTTAAGAAGATCTTTATCCACGCTAGTGACACCAACAGCGGTATTGATGAGTGTTGGCCATAGGCTACACAGGGCAACGGTAATCAATGAGTTGACAAAAGATTTCGCAAACAAAGGGTCGTCGCTCACATATGTCGCACTCACCACCATGGTCACGATAGGCAGCCAAGCCAAAGGTGACACCGGTTTTAGTAGTTGAATGATTGGGTTAAATGCCTGATACACGCCTTGATTAAGACCGAGCACAATCCCAAGTGGAATGGCGATCACTGAGGCCAAGATAAATCCGCCCGCCACAGTAATAAGTGAAGTACCAATCTGGTCAAAGAAAGTTGGTTTCCCTGTGTAAGGGCGGATCTTCACTTTCGCGTCCGGATTTTTCGCCAGTTTGGCTGCATTGCGCTTTTCTTGACGCTCGATAAAGGCTACCGCCTTATCACGCTCCTCAACATGTTCTGCAGCTAGGTTTTTGAATTGTGCAAACGTCTGAACTGGACCTGGTAAGGTACCTAAAGACGTCTCTACCTGTTTTGCTGCCAAATGCCACATCATTAGGAAACACAAAATCCCAATGAGGGGGAACAGCAGCACTCGGCTGCGGTTCACCACCATGTCGCGGCTTGGCTTAAGTGAAATTACGTTCGTTGCCATCACCTATACTCCTTAGCTTTTCTTGGCTTACTCGCTTTAACGTTCGTGATATGACGCTTACGTCTACACTTTGTCGTTACCTTTCAGACCGATAGAGAATTTTTTCAGGTACTCGTTCGGCTTAGTACCGTCATAAACGATGTTGTCGATAAAGTGAGTTTGTGGGGCGCGGAAACCATCTTCATTGTTGAAATCAGGGAAGTCTTTCGACGTTAGCACGCCATCTTCTACCAAGGCCTCAGCCGCTTGTTGATAGATATCTGGGCGGTACACTTCTTTCGCGATATCCATGTACCATTGGTCATCTTGCGAGTCTGCAATCTGTCCCCAACGACGCATCTGAGTTAGGTACCAAATCGCATCACTGTAATATGGGTAAGTGGCGTTATGACGGAAGAACACGTTAAAGTCAGGCACATCACGCTTATCACCTTTCTCATACTCAAACGTACCCGTCATGCTGTTGGCAATAACCTCTGCATCTGCGCCAACGTAGGCACTTTTCGAGAGCATCTTCACCGCTTCTTGACGGTTGGCATTGTTGTTTTCATCCAACCAATGGGCGGCGCGGATAAGCGCTTTCACCACGCGGATATGGGTATTTGGGTTTTCTTCAGCCCAAGACTTCGACACACCAAATACTTTCTCAGGATTGTTTTTCCAAATCTCGTAGTCTGTAACCACAGGAACACCAATACCCTTAAACACCGCTTGCTGGTTCCACGGTTCGCCTACGCAATAACCTTCAATCGTGCCCGCTTCCATCGTCGCTGGCATTTGAGGAGGAGGTGTCACGCTGAGCAGAACATCGGCATTAACTTGGCCGCTGTTATCACCTGATTTCGGTGCGTAGTAACCTGGATGAATTCCCCCGGCTGCCAACCAGTAGCGCAGCTCATAGTTGTGAGTTGAAACTGGGAACACCATACCCATGTTGAACGGCTTACCTTCATCAAGATATCCCTCAACCACTGGCTTTAACGCATCTGCCTTAATTGGATGAACGGGTTTGCCATCGGCCTGCTTTGGAATGTGCTGCTTCATCGCATCCCACGTGTTATTGGAAACGGTGATGGCGTTACCATTTAAATCCATACTGAATGCGGTAATGACCTCCGCCTTGGTACCGATACCGATCGTCGCTCCCAGAGGCTGACCAGCCAGCATATGCGCACCGTCTAGCTCGCCGTCGATGACGCGATCTAGCAGTACTTTCCAGTTCGCTTGTGCTTCCAAGGTGACATAGAGACCTTCATCTTCGAAAAAGCCCTTTTCGTAAGCGACCGCCAGTGGTGCCATATCGGTCAGTTTGATAAAGCCAAACTTGAGCTCTTCAATTTCCGGCTCACCCAACTCAGCCCAAGCCGATGTGCCAACTAGTAGCGTTGCCGTTGCAATAGTCGCGGTGCTGACGCGGTGAAACGTCTTACCCACTTTGTTTGCTCGTTGCGTCCATTTTTTCATAACACTATCTCCGTGTGATGCTTAAAAATTTTTTCCAAAAAAAAAGGCGCTACTGCTAGATATAAGCAGTAACGCCGTCGCCAACCTTTCATTCACCGCCGTTGATGAGTTCAGGAGCTGCCCACTTAGGGGCGGGGGTATTGTAGTTAGTATTAATAATCCAATTTGCGTGCCAACTTTCATTTCCCCTTTAAAATTAGACACTTAATTAATTGAAACCTCTATCCTAACCGTTTTTTGCTTCTCCAGTGTGCACCCTGCACCAATTGAATGAATTATCATTAACCCTAAAGTGGTAATCAGAGATGGATGGATTCTAAGGTGTTGATCAGGTTCTTTGCCACTTGGGCAAGCGATAAACTCGACTGCATAGCTGATTTTCGAAGCGCAGAAAACGCCGTCTGTTCATCAAGTTGGTGGTGCTTCATCAACAAGCCTTTCGCTTTCTCTATCACTTTTCTCTCTTCGAGTTTAAGATTCAGCGCGGCGATTTTTTGGTCATCTTGAATGGATTTCTCGCGCACTTGTCTGGCGTGAACCACCCACGCACTCAGTTCGAATTGGGAGTCATGAGGTAGCAGAACATAATCATTACTCACCGGTAAGCGGTTGATATCACTATCATTAAGCTGCTTTAAGATGACTAAAAGGGGACGCTTCAGCTGCTTAGCAACGTCAATGATCAGCGACAATTCGGCACAAGGTTGCTGCCAAGAAATGACAAGAGTGGCTGTGGGTTCTTTTTCAAGCATGGACTCCAGCAGTGATAGCTGGCAGCCCATGATTTTATCGAAGTCTTTGGCGAGCCTAGCGCTTATATGCGCCTGTTCGGCGATTGAATCGCAACAAACTAAGACTGGTGTTTTTGGCATACGTTTTCCCTAACATAGTGTTCCTTCACTCGTTAGTCCATCGCAATATGTATGCCAAAGTTGCTGGGCTTTGGTTTGTGCCTTGTTCCAATCTGCTGACAAGGTAAACAGCGCCACCGTCATCGTACTAATCACGGTATTGGCCATCAGCTCTTGCTCATCCTCAGGCGTGCCCAGCGGACAAGAAATCTCACGTTGCTGGGTCATGCTCTCTTCAATGTAACTCGAGCTCACCTTACCGTTTTCTGCCCACCAGATGGTTTGACTTACTTTGGGGTTATATTCAGTCTCACCCGACTGACCTTTAAAAGAGACCGTTCGCTGAGTTTGTGCCGTGGGTAGGTGTACCAGAGATTCGACTTTCGCGTGTAACTCTTGGAAGCCTGGGTGGAAACTGCCGCGCAGTGCAAACGGCGCATTCGCTGGATTCAAAGCGCGAGCGACGGTATTCACGGGGGTTCTGAGTCCATAACGATGTTTCCAATCGAGCATGGTCTTAACTTGTGGCAGAAAACTCTCTAGGGGTAAATAAGCGATGTTGAACTGATCAAGTTGTTGCTGCGCATCCGCAAGACTGCTTGCGGTGTTGATATTGAGCTGATTTAAAAAGTCTCTCGCGTGCAAGCGGTTATGCATTTTATCCAAATCACCATGGAGCAAGATTTTCACGCCGCTGTCCGCCAATATCTTGGCCGCGATTAAGTGCCACGGTAAGCCTGACGTTTGGCCAGTGCGTTTTCCTGCATACAATGGCCAATCGAGATCAGCAAAACTCTCTGATGAAGATTTCAGCGCCTGCACAAAGCCTGCAATCTCCTCTGGCGTTTCATCTCTTACGCGAATGAGCATCATCAGCATAGCCATTTGGTCATCACCGACCTCACCATTCATAAACGCGGCCATAACTTCACGTGCCTGAGTTTGCGTCAGCGGACCTCGACCTCGTGAACCACGACCAACCGTGCGAATACATTCTTGAATTAACGACACATCTTCTCCTACTTAATGTGACTTTCCCGACCTCGACATCTAAAGGGGTGACATCAATGAGCCGGAACATCAAAGCGACGAAACTAATCGTTCGTCTGGGGTATATTCTTTTGCTATATCAACAAGCTGCTGGCGAATCGACACCACTTCACCGATGACCATCAAGGCCGGGCTCAAGCCGCGAAGCTGCTCAGCAATTTGATTCAGTTGCGATAGCTCGAAAGTATATACTTCTTCTTCTGCGCTACAACCTTTACCGATAATAGCAACAGGCGTAGAAGCACTCAGCCCAGCTTGCATTAGACCATTTTGAATATCGAGACTTTTTTCCAGCCCCATGTAACAGACTAATGTTTGCCCTTGAGCAATCAGCGATGACCATGCTGGCAAGGCTCCAGACACGACATTTCCGGTAACAAAGGTGACACTTCGAGCCACTTTGCGATGCGTGAGTGGGATAAGTGCACTCGAAGAGCAGCCAAGCGCAGCGGTAATACCGGGGATCACTTCAAACTCAATGCCCGCCGTTTTCAGTGCCAACGCTTCCTCTCCACCTCGACCAAACACAAATGGATCGCCACCTTTTAAACGTACTGCGCGATAACCTTTATGACCGCAGTCTTTTAGGATTGCATTAATAGATTCTTGGTTAAGGCTAGGCATACCGCAACGTTTTCCAACATAAAATTTTAATGTATCGCTGGGAATTAAATCCAAAATCTGTTGACTGACCAAACGGTCGTAAACCACGATGTCTGCCTCATTAATCCGTTTGTACGCCGCCATCGTCAACAAGTCTGGATCGCCCGGTCCTGCACCCACTATTGAAACAAAGCCTTGCGCTGATTTATGTGGCAACTCATCGATAAAACCGACATTTTGTTGCTGATGCGGACGGTATGCACGCTCATTCCTTTGAGTATTCATCCTACAACTCCTTTGTTAACTGATGCATTATTTCACTATCACGTCGATGTGCTGAGAGTGCTGAAAATGCTGATTGGCGAGCTTCTCTACCTCCGGCAGACAAGAGCCGCAATTGCTGCCACATTTCAACTGATTTTGAAGCTGAGCGACACTGGTGTGATGTTGGTTTTGGATAGCATCGATGATTTGCTTTTCCGTCACTCTAAAGCAGCTACACACCAATTGACTGCTCGTGCCGGTTTGAATGGCTTTGAGAGTTTTTGCCAACGAAAATGGCTGTCCCACCAGTTGCGATAACTGCTCAACATCCGCATCAAACGCTTTGCTCTCCACTTGAATAACGCTTTTTACCGTCAATCCAGCATCATCAGCGCAGCTCAGAGTTACCCAACCATGCTCGGTATCCATCATCAAAAGCTTGCCTTTTAGTGCCGTGATTGTGGCCTCATTCCAAGTTTGCTTGCTCAACACCGACTGACTGGCATAACGCCACAAACGATGTCCAGCTCCGCCAGTGTCCGTCACTTGCATCGATGCAAAATCAGCGATATCCGATAACTTATCGCTACCCTCGCCTATGGCAACCATATAACTGCCAATTCTGTACGGCGTGACACTAACTATGGCCGATTTGAACGCTGGCTGGCCGGATATAGGGTCAACAACAGATGGCGTTACTTGGTTAACGGCACTGCCAGCGCCAAATTCGCCTGCCCAGTGCATCGACAAATACACACTGTCCATACCTAAACCGTCGTCGGCTTTGATGCGGGCAACAATACTGTTGCTGCCATCAGCAAGTGCCACTTGGGCCAGTTGTTCGGTTTTGAGCTCCGCTCGCTCAATGGATAGTGGATTGAGGTAAAGCGTCGGTTCAACCTCTTTTTGTGTTAACGCAGGGACGTATCCAGTGCGCGTCATCGTATGCCACTGGTCGCGGTCTCGACCCGTATTAAGAATAAACTCCTGATGCCCACGTGGCAGCTCCTGCTGATTCGACTCTGGAACAATCAACTTCGCGCGTCCAGTTGACGTTGCAAAACAGCCATCCGAGAACGGCCTCTCACCACTGAGCGGCCACTGAGTGGGCTGCCAATTGTTGTACTCTTGTTCGCTTAGCGAACTGAGCGCACTCAGGTCAAAAACATAGGGAGCACTCTTATTAATCGCAGATAGCGCAATATGCTCTTTAAAAATGTCGTATTCACTGTGATAACTAAACCCATCTGTCACGCCCATTAAGCGGCACAACGCCTGGCCAACTTTGGAGACCGCCCACCAATCCGGTTTGCTTTCTCCTCGCAAGGGTAAAAACGCACGCTGCCGTGACATCATGCGCTCTGAGTTCGTAACCATGCCCTGCTTTTCTCCCCACCCTGCAGCGGGCAATAAAATGTCAGCGTACTGAGCGATGTCTGAATCGGCGCAGATATCCGATACAATGACGAGCTCACAACGCTTAAGCGCGCGCTTAATTCTCTGACTTTGAGGCAAAGAAATCACCGGGTTGGTCGCCATGATCCATACCGCCTTAACTTCACCGCGCTCGATGGCATCAAATAAATCTACCGCCTTTAATCCGGGCTTGGTGGCCATATTCGGCGCCTGCCATACCGCTTGAACTTGCTCGATTGATTGAGGATCAAACCCGCGATGCACAGCAAGTTGATTAGCAAGCCCTCCAACTTCACGTCCCCCCATCGCATTCGGCTGACCGGTGATTGAAAATGGCCCGCAGCCTTCACGACCAATCTTGCCCGTTAGCAAGTGTGCGTTGATAATCGCATTGCCTTTGTCAGTACCATTTGGTGCTTGATTCACCCCTTGACAATACAGCGTGATCACACGCTTTTTGGTCGCAAACCAATGATAAAACTGCTTGAGCCTTGTTCTGTCGACGTGAGTTTGCTCCACAACGGCATCGAGAGAACAAGACGTTTGCTTCAATGCTTTCATCAGTGCGTCAGCGCCCTGCGTGTGCTGGTCGATGTAGCGACTATCCAACTGGTTCGTGTCATCGCAATACCGCGCGAGCCCCATAAAC harbors:
- a CDS encoding MATE family efflux transporter; the encoded protein is MAEQSAKFVEGSTMRHILVMSGTSTVGIMAIFVVDLLDMLFISMLGQAELAAAVGFAGTLTFFATSVSIGTSIAMGALMSKAIGAKNMAYAREIGSSVLVISFLISAVVTALMCAYIPELLTAIGAEGRAHERAEAYLWILLPSTPLIALGMASGAGLRAAGDAKRSMWATLAGGLVNAVLDPIFIFGFNWNVEGAAAASVVARFAVFYFSFMPLLKVHQLLDRPSFASVRRDTKVMLAIALPAIVTNTATPIGNAIVTTAIAQYGEDYVAGFAVIGRIIPVCFAFIFALSGAVGPIVGQNFGAVRIDRVEETLKNSLIVTTIYTLIVCMLLYLVQEPLIALFSLTGDAALTVSAFATFVAITFVFNGILFVANTSFNNLGKPLYSTALNLGKATAGTLPFVYLGSLWFGALGVLYGQAVGNVVFGILGYIVLRFHIADLRKTGECSQAKDPSIVSVNSQPFCTHDPVMIEEVSKVDKQLESPTLSG
- a CDS encoding CBS domain-containing protein — its product is MESLKVKDYMTQRTVTFTEDMSLSAALDKVMQSTHLGGPVIDDKEQVIGFISEQDLLEKLVKVSYHCQDTHTVGDCMYREVLSVAPDTSIIELADMMKVGKPKMYPVIDNGRLVGVITRRDVLRAIGKTIEACFKHPV
- the nirD gene encoding nitrite reductase small subunit NirD, with translation MWNKICDVADLTPYQGRGALVGDAQLALFYLPETEQGVFAIDNWDPIGEAFVLSRGIVGDIGGRDCVASPLYKQHFELSSGVCIEEPKISVKTWQVEVRGEEVWVMSA
- the nirB gene encoding nitrite reductase large subunit NirB, producing the protein MEHIVVVGNGMVGHHFIAHLISLQGHLNYQITVIGEERYAAYDRVQLSSLFSGNSHDSLMLGDEEWYKKYGVELVLGSRVTSIDKQSKRITLDDEDILGYDHLVLATGSYPFVPPIEGKDRDNVFVYRTLDDLSAIRKACEGAKTGAVIGGGLLGLEAANALKLLGLETHVVEFAPRLMPVQLDDGAGGLLKNKIEDLGLTVHTSTGTDKICDGETAYHRMVFKDVEPLDVDVVVFSAGIRPQDALAREAGLDIGERGGIVINDHCQTSDEAIYAIGECALWQNRIFGLVAPGYAMARAVADQLMGKAATFEGADMSTKLKLLGVDVASIGDAQMQTPGAKEMVLQDTAQGTYKKLIVDESSSRLLGAILVGDTTDYDLLLQAYLNEKTLPEHPAELLFDTSSLSGGASASTMICSCHNVTRGDLVEAIHAGAHDLATLKDETKAGTGCGGCANMVKSVLDEELVAMGQEVNNHLCEHFEFSRQELFHICQVDSIKSFDELIEKHGKGKGCDICKPTAASVFASLWNEHVLEGSHRGLQDSNDLFLANLQKDGSYSVVPRVPGGEITPEKLIVLGEVAKKFDLYTKITGGQRVDLFGAQVEQLPEIWDTLISAGFETGHAYGKSLRTVKSCVGSTWCRYGVDDSVGLAIDLENRYKGLRAPHKIKFAVSGCTRECAEAQSKDIGVIATENGWNLYVCGNGGMRPRHADLLASDLTTEELVTLIDRVLMFYVKTGERLQRTSVWMESLEGGLDYLKQVVIDDSLGINTQLETQMQHIVDTYQCEWKTAVESEEKRATFMPFINSDQQSKDLGYQRVRGQRIPVTIVDPQLED
- a CDS encoding ABC transporter ATP-binding protein; its protein translation is MSKPLLDLTQLGMRFPTPQGEFVALKNVDLQIQKGEFISLIGHSGCGKSTVLNLVAGLHFPTDGGVIVDGREVDGPGPERAVVFQNHSLLPWLSVYENIELAVKQVAKGKDKAWVKEQVHHYLDLVEMAHAADKRPDEISGGMKQRVGIARALALKPKVLLMDEPFGALDALTRAKLQDALMAIQAELNNTVIMITHDVDEAVLLSDKIVMMTNGPAATIGEVLDIDLERPRNRVAMADNPQYQKYRQAVLTFLYEKQAKNELSATAEISKQQDAKKSA
- a CDS encoding ABC transporter permease, with amino-acid sequence MATNVISLKPSRDMVVNRSRVLLFPLIGILCFLMMWHLAAKQVETSLGTLPGPVQTFAQFKNLAAEHVEERDKAVAFIERQEKRNAAKLAKNPDAKVKIRPYTGKPTFFDQIGTSLITVAGGFILASVIAIPLGIVLGLNQGVYQAFNPIIQLLKPVSPLAWLPIVTMVVSATYVSDDPLFAKSFVNSLITVALCSLWPTLINTAVGVTSVDKDLLNVSKVLKLSWWQHIRTIVLPSAIPMIFTGLRLSLGIAWMVLIAAEMLAQNPGLGKFVWDEFQNGSSASLGRIMVAVITIGFIGLLLDRGMLLLQKHFSWNKQQSLR
- a CDS encoding CmpA/NrtA family ABC transporter substrate-binding protein — translated: MKKWTQRANKVGKTFHRVSTATIATATLLVGTSAWAELGEPEIEELKFGFIKLTDMAPLAVAYEKGFFEDEGLYVTLEAQANWKVLLDRVIDGELDGAHMLAGQPLGATIGIGTKAEVITAFSMDLNGNAITVSNNTWDAMKQHIPKQADGKPVHPIKADALKPVVEGYLDEGKPFNMGMVFPVSTHNYELRYWLAAGGIHPGYYAPKSGDNSGQVNADVLLSVTPPPQMPATMEAGTIEGYCVGEPWNQQAVFKGIGVPVVTDYEIWKNNPEKVFGVSKSWAEENPNTHIRVVKALIRAAHWLDENNNANRQEAVKMLSKSAYVGADAEVIANSMTGTFEYEKGDKRDVPDFNVFFRHNATYPYYSDAIWYLTQMRRWGQIADSQDDQWYMDIAKEVYRPDIYQQAAEALVEDGVLTSKDFPDFNNEDGFRAPQTHFIDNIVYDGTKPNEYLKKFSIGLKGNDKV